The following proteins are encoded in a genomic region of Nymphalis io chromosome 16, ilAglIoxx1.1, whole genome shotgun sequence:
- the LOC126774555 gene encoding meiosis-specific with OB domain-containing protein-like produces MAGVQKVCLNNLNINIKNALIVGIIIAKNSPRTIGSKKKNGETRGVMSFTLRDSEIDTINVDVWGSEYFVITFYERFLVGDVVEISSPKICVKNGNNEIYRPQVSSPFYLSLNEGQSEVSIFDGDTIGMYFPLLHIPTKPGAGYCGLSEVVKFQEQKSDVYVDLLVVVKSVKPVKTIKTKAGVEMSVRSVEIIDNTTPASLILDIFDIDTIQRAEAWRAWESVLFVADARVWRRLQTCARSVLTHQPHAPEAEALRLHVRNGGEAATWAAWSGERACAASVSQIQDRLKSGVPFCAALHALLTHVDLEEIVTTDGKLEELRVRFADHTGELNARLPVKVTEDAFGYSVEQLKAMSVEERGAIRWMFLLEQCSAKVAVTPPRLVILTLRKASPADPIPLY; encoded by the exons ATGGCGGGTGTCCAAAAAGTGTgccttaataatttaaatattaatattaaaaatgctttaataGTTGGTATTATAATAGCAAAAAATAGTCCTCGCACTATAGgttctaagaaaaaaaatggtgaAACACGCGGCGTTATGTCCTTCACTTTACGAGATTCTGAGATTGATACAATTAATGTAGATGTTTGGGGATCTGAATATTTTGTGATAACTTTTTACGAGAGATTTCTAGTTGGTGACGTcg tTGAAATATCTTCTCCTAAAATTTGTGTTAAGAATGGAAATAATGAGATATATCGGCCTCag gtgAGTTCCCCATTTTATCTTTCACTCAATGAAGGTCAATCTGAGGTAAGCATATTTGATGGAGACACAATCGGAATGTACTTTCCACTTTTGCATATTCCTACGAAACCTGGTGCTGGATATTGCGGACTTTCGGAAGTTGTTAAATTCCAAG aaCAAAAAAGTGACGTCTACGTAGATTTACTAGTGGTTGTTAAATCTGTGAAACCTGTTAAGACTATTAAAACTAAAGCAG gtGTAGAAATGTCGGTGCGATCTGTTGAAATTATCGACAATACGACCCCCGCTTCGCTTATTCTTGATATTTTCGATATTGATACAATTCAAag GGCGGAGGCGTGGCGGGCGTGGGAGAGCGTGCTGTTCGTGGCGGACGCGCGCGTGTGGCGCCGCCTGCAGACGTGCGCGCGCAGCGTGCTCACGCACCAGCCGCACGCGCCCGAGGCCGAGGCCTTGCGTCTGCACGTGCGCA ATGGTGGAGAAGCCGCCACCTGGGCGGCTTGGAGCGGGGAACGCGCGTGTGCAGCCTCTGTGTCACAAATACAGGATCGCCTTAAGTCTGGAGTTCCATTTTGCGCTGCACTACATGCGCTGCTGACACACGTTGATTTAGAAGAAATTGTAACTAC AGATGGAAAATTAGAAGAATTGAGAGTTCGCTTCGCAGACCACACGGGCGAGCTTAATGCACGTTTGCCTGTTAAAGTAACAGAAGACGCATTCGGATACTCG GTAGAACAGTTAAAGGCAATGTCAGTAGAAGAAAGAGGAGCTATTCGTTGGATGTTCCTTTTGGAGCAATGCAGCGCTAAAGTCGCGGTGACTCCGCCGCGTCTCGTTATCTTGACTCTGCGAAAAGCGTCACCTGCCGATCCAATACCTTTGTATTGA
- the LOC126774577 gene encoding DNA-directed RNA polymerase III subunit RPC8, with amino-acid sequence MFVLAEMKDVIRVTPENFHQSLTESITTLLNRKLANKVVLNVGLCIALFDITNIGHSYIFPGDGSSHTEVKFRYIIFKPLVEEILIGKIRSCSREGVHVTMGFFDDILIPVNALQHPSRFDETDQAWVWEYPKEDGEKHDLFMDSGESIRFRVTSETFQESLPSGPPGGDCPVQAIAPYKILGGINEPGLGLLTWWETPDQDVDGDENDDLDNDE; translated from the exons atgtttgttttagctGAAATGAAAGATGTTATACGAGTTACCCCTGAAAATTTTCACCAAAGCTTAACAGAATCAATTACAACGTTATTAAATAGGAAACTTGCGAATAAG gtaGTTTTAAATGTAGGTTTATGCATAGCATTAtttgatattacaaatattggACACTCATATATATTTCCTGGTGATGGTTCATCACATACTGAAGTTAAGTTtagatatatcatatttaagcCATTAGTGGAAGAAATTTTAATAGGAAAAATTCGAAGTTGTAGTAGAGAAGGAGTACATG tCACTATGGGGTTTTTCGATGATATTTTAATACCAGTAAATGCCCTCCAGCATCCATCTAGATTTGATGAAACTGATCAAGCTTGGGTATGGGAATATCCTAAAGAAGATGGAGAAAAACATGATTTATTTATGGATTCAG GTGAATCAATAAGATTTAGAGTCACAAGTGAAACATTTCAAGAAAGTTTGCCAAGTGGTCCACCGGGGGGTGACTGCCCAGTACAAGCTATAGCtccatataaaattttaggtGGAATTAATGAACCTGGACTAGGCTTATTGACTTGGTGGGAGACACCTGATCAAGATGTAGACGGTGATGAAAATGATGACCTAGATAATgatgaataa
- the LOC126774553 gene encoding DNA polymerase delta subunit 2, translated as MLFKVESNGSSVTKNETNKFEIIDLQRRTVDYTDCSKRFYQVSRDFSQQYAHIYSARLNTFRNILMPIVQKRWSDKYKILKLCELRDKGTPCIIMGTLFKLQELKPSILKELSDQLEILPQPARTHFVHETDTLVLEDELQRIKLSGDCIDVNKVVTGVVTALLGSEDEDGIFTVKDVCWAGCCIQKPLPILNDDRYVIFMSGLNLASKTGNHLFSLNLLLEWLCGFCGTSDYQEEVSKVVRVVIAGGIYANQSNSSVLNESDVIVASEVVDSFAAAVSAVVPLDLMPGCKDPAGIMLPQKPFHYCLFPKAVEYKSFNRVSNPYECDIGGFVCLGTSGEPVTDVMRYSKLDKPLDVMKKTLEWRHVAPTCPDTVPCTPCLDTDPFTIYNCPAIYFNGNCDEFSTELFTGDDQQLIRLVCIPNFCETKTVAFVNLKNLECYSMVFD; from the exons ATGTTGTTTAAAGTGGAGTCTAATGGCTCTTCAGTCACTAAAAACGAAaccaataaatttgaaataattgatttaCAAAGGCGCACTGTAGATTATACAGATTGTTCTAAACGCTTTTATCAGGTATCCCGTGATTTTTCCCAGCAATACGCTCACATATATTCAGCAAGATTAAATACCTTTAGGAATATATTAATGCCTATTGTACAAAAAAGATGGTCCGacaagtacaaaatattaaaattgtgtgAATTACGCGATAAAGGCACGCCATGTATCATAATGGGAACACTTTTCAAATTACAAGAATTGAAGCCGAGTATTTTGAAGGAGCTTTCAGATCAACTTGAAATATTACCGCAGCCAGCTAG GACTCACTTTGTACATGAAACAGACACTTTAGTATTGGAAGATGAACTGCAGAGAATTAAATTGTCTGGTGATTGTATTGATGTTAACAAAGTAGTAACAGGTGTTGTTACTGCACTACTAg GAAGTGAAGATGAAGATGGAATTTTTACAGTGAAAGATGTATGCTGGGCTGGATGTTGTATACAAAAACCATTGCCGATCTTAAATGATGatag GTATGTCATTTTTATGTCGGGACTAAATCTGGCATCAAAAACTGGAAatcatttgttttcattaaacttACTTCTTGAGTGGCTATGTGGATTTTGTGGCACATCAGATTATCAGGAGGAGGTTTCCAAAGTTGTCAGAGTTGTTATAGCAG gtGGGATATATGCAAATCAATCAAATTCAAGTGTGCTTAATGAATCAGATGTAATAGTTGCTTCAGAAGTGGTAGATTCTTTTGCTGCTGCTGTCAGTGCAGTTGTTCCTTTGGACCTAATGCCTGGATGTAAGGATCCTGCAGGGATAATGTTACCGCAAAAACCATTCCATTATT gTCTATTTCCAAAAGCAGTAGAATACAAATCATTTAATCGTGTTTCTAATCCATATGAGTGTGATATTGGAG gtTTTGTATGTTTGGGAACCTCCGGTGAGCCTGTTACAGATGTTATGCGGTATAGCAAGCTTGACAAACCATTAGATGTCATGAAGAAAACATTAGAATGGCGCCATGTAGCGCCAACATGTCCAGACACAGTTCCTTGCACCCCATGCTTGGACACAGACCCTTTCACTATTTACAATTGTCCTGCAATTTATTTCAATGGAAATTGTGATGAATTCTCAACAGAACTTTTTACag ggGATGACCAACAATTAATCAGATTGGTGTGTATTCCTAATTTTTGTGAAACGAAGACAGTagcttttgttaatttaaagaaCTTGGAATGCTACAGTATGGTATttgactaa
- the LOC126774545 gene encoding ecto-NOX disulfide-thiol exchanger 2-like — protein sequence MSGRRDRSRSPLRGDNSGRRRDNKNGDHSKNSDNMSNVINPMMMPNIYPQGNMMMGGMFNMMMPNAMMGGGMMTSPGMDLMQGPGMEMMSQATMDMSTIGPQTLPPAPPPLDMGMIGGVMVDPSMMGMYPPNIGSEVPHDKKEVILKLCKLIPPDPGTQQPPRRARPPGCRTIFVGGLPDKIRESTVREIFERYGRIQILRLSKKNFCHIRFDRESCVDAAMIISGYRIKLLNKDKDDIEEDEDSHATNGWLHVDYALSRDDQNEYERRQRQALRVQQQQIQQLTAQHEAIANRNMNYHRSPSPVRIQPFSNAAVVQLAEKIKNEEHFPSTLPTLISWLERGECSKKNSNQFYSMIQATNSHIRRLFNEKMQSEEELQECKERVKTHIQNIIEQLEQVAKVFSAATHQRVWDHFTKPQRKNIETWQKMTQEFNTLKEEFNEKFVVDDTDFNGFNNRVINFDNNNEEIQELKRENESLRFQLEAYKNEVDVIKADAQKEMEKFKAQFIARQALQGAMDKTPPLPSPVNKPPPPPPLPEELDSKVHLKEEVEVQCGEAKLIGVMSAFLQVHPQGASLDYVVSYVRALFPSVSQATIHHVLQKHDEVFERTTSGVGANIENRWTFVAFNTKTN from the exons ATGTCAG GAAGAAGAGATAGATCTAGGTCCCCTTTAAGAGGAGATAATAGTGGGCGGAGAAGAGATAACAAAAATGGAGATCACAGTAAAAATTCTGATAACATGTCTAATGTAATTAATCCAATGATGATGCCGAATATCTATCCTCAAG GAAATATGATGATGGGTGGAATGTTTAATATGATGATGCCTAATGCTATGATGGGCGGAGGTATGATGACATCTCCTGGAATGGACCTGATGCAGGGACCTGGAATGGAAATGATGTCTCAAGCTACTATGGATATGTCAACAATTGGACCTCAAACTTTACCACCTGCGCCTCCCCCATTAGATATGGGTATGATAGGAGGTGTTATGGTAGACCCTTCTATGATGGGAATGTATCCTCCCAATATAGGAAGTGAAGTGCCACATGATAAAAAGgaagtaattttaaaactttgtaaatTGATTCCACCTGATCCAGGAACTCAGCAACCACCACGTAGAGCAAGACCTCCAGGTTGCCGAACAATCTTTGTAGGAGGATTACCTGATAAAATAAGGGAAAGTACAGTTAGAGAAATATTCGAACGCTATGGAAGAATTCAAATCTTAAGGTTGtccaaaaaaaacttttgtcaCATACGTTTTGACCGAGAAAGTTGTGTGGATGCGGCAATGATAATATCAGGATATCGAATAAAGCTTTTGAACAAAGATAAAGATGACATTGAAGAAGATGAGGACTCCCATGCCACAAATGGTTGGCTGCATGTTGACTATGCATtg aGTAGAGATGATCAAAATGAATATGAAAGACGTCAGCGTCAAGCCCTTCGTGTCCAGCAACAACAGATACAACAGCTAACAGCACAACATGAGGCTATAGCAAATCGAAACATGAACTATCATCGCTCACCATCACCTGTTAGAATACAACCATTCTCTAATGCAGCTGTTGTTCAATTAGCTGAAAAGATAAAGAATGAAGAACATTTTCCGAGCACTCTGCCC ACATTAATATCATGGCTTGAAAGAGGAGAATGCTCGAAAAAAAATTCGAATCAGTTTTATTCAATGATTCAAGCTACAAATTCACATATCCGAAggctatttaatgaaaaaatgcaatcaGAGGAGGAATTACAGGAATGCAAGGAGAGAGTGAAAACTCACATACAGAATATTATAGAGCAAC TCGAACAGGTGGCGAAAGTGTTTAGTGCGGCCACCCACCAGCGTGTGTGGGACCACTTTACTAAACCCCAGCGGAAGAACATCGAAACATGGCAGAAAATGACACAG gAATTTAATACTTTGAAAGAAGAATTTAATGAGAAATTTGTAGTAGATGACACAGATTTTAATGGATTTAATAACCGAGTTATTAATTTCGACAATAATAATGAAGAAATACAGGAACTGAAG CGCGAGAATGAAAGTCTTCGATTTCAACTCGAAGCGTACAAAAATGAAGTTGATGTAATAAAAGCAGATGCGCAAAAAGAAATGGAGAAATTTAAAGCTCAATTTATAGCACGGCAAGCTTTACAAGGAGCGATGGATAAAACT CCGCCTTTACCTTCGCCTGTAAATAAACCGCCGCCTCCACCGCCTTTACCTGAAGAACTCGACTCTAAAGttcatttgaaagaagaagtaGAGGTCCAGTGTGGAGAAGCGAAGTTGATTGGTGTTATGTCCGCATTTTTGCAG GTGCACCCACAAGGCGCTAGTCTCGATTACGTAGTGTCGTACGTCCGTGCGTTGTTCCCGAGCGTCTCGCAGGCGACCATACATCACGTCCTACAGAAACATGACGAAGTGTTCGAACGAACCACTAGTGGCGTCGGAGCTAATATCGAAAACAGATGGACGTTTGTTGCTTTCAATACTAAGACAAACTGA
- the LOC126774549 gene encoding dynein axonemal intermediate chain 2, whose protein sequence is MEKSDKSEFTYEYTKRRKHFGRQTLFTDHGPELNINISPNPAMYKNYILRNPVNVSIQNTGTMSEHWVNSVRAEYTSSGVNHVEGGWPKDINTNDPEAAQRYRRKIEKDDAYIHAVMHLGHSMEHNILQNNAVDMYQIYYSELSSIPPVERSSCHTVNVYREPGSARRPIRSLSWQADGARLASAHADVNFVRCARSLQFSYIWDIENANAPELVITPPQPLLDLQYNPRDQHILVGGLMNGQVGCWDMRKGSEAIALCPPHVAHRDLARNVLFINSKTGAEFFSASPDGVVKWWDIRNMNEPTDSMIIDVVKTNNDNQCVENALGISALEYEPTIPTRFMVGTETGLVIGGNRKGKTPLEKLPSKYEAHLGPVYALQRNPTFLKNFLTVGDWTARVWSEDCRESSILWTYPHRTKLTDGAWNPIRFSLLLVTQWDGCLSCWDLLRRRSAPIVTAQLCDEPLLRLRPHEGGVLVACGSSKGTIYLAELSQNLGTADKNDKQLLTHILERENKRERILEARMRELRLKMRQDRDGAAHAPDADAARRDADLRDAAADYRHAVAELQARHASRAT, encoded by the exons ATGGAAAAATCTGATAAAAGTGAATTCACATACGAATATACGAAACGAAGGAAACATTTTGGGAGGCAGACACTTTTCACAGATCATGGTCCCGAGTTGAATATTAATATCTCTCCTAATCCAGCTATGTATAAAAACTACATTCTTCGAAATCCTGTAAATGTTAGCATACAGAACACCGGCACTATGTCAGAGCATTGGGTTAACTCAGTCAG AGCCGAATATACAAGTTCCGGTGTAAATCATGTGGAAGGCGGCTGGCCTAAGGATATAAATACAAACGATCCTGAAGCGGCCCAGAGATATCGGAGGAAAATTGAGAAAGACGATGCCTATATACATGCTGTCATGCATTTGggacat agcATGGAACATAATATACTCCAAAACAACGCCGTTGATATGTACCAAATATATTACTCTGAGCTGTCTTCTATCCCTCCAGTAGAACGTAGCAGTTGTCATACCGTTAACGTATACCGAGAGCCGGGTTCTGCTAGAAGGCCAATTCGTTCACTGTCGTGGCAGGCAGACGGCGCCCGCTTAGCATCAGCACATGCGGATGTTAATTTCGTTCGATGTGCCAGAAGTCttcaattttcatatatttgggACATag AAAATGCCAACGCACCAGAGTTAGTTATAACACCACCTCAACCATTATTGGATTTACAATACAATCCTCGAGATCAACATATTCTTGTGGGGGGTTTGATGAACGGTCAA GTTGGCTGCTGGGATATGAGAAAGGGCAGCGAAGCAATAGCACTTTGCCCTCCACACGTTGCTCATAGAGACCTTGCACGAAACGTTCTCTTCATTAATTCAAAAACTGGTGCAGAATTCTTTTCGGCATCACCTGACGGGGTTGTCAAATG GTGGGACATAAGAAATATGAATGAACCAACTGATTCAATGATTATAGATGTCGTTAAAACGAATAACGATAACCAATGCGTCGAAAACGCTTTGGGTATTTCCGCGCTTGAATACGAACCAACTATTCCGACCAG attCATGGTTGGAACGGAAACTGGACTAGTGATAGGGGGTAACCGGAAGGGAAAAACACCATTGGAAAAACTGCCCTCAAAG taCGAGGCACATTTAGGACCAGTTTACGCTCTACAAAGAAATCCAACGTTTTTAAAGAACTTCTTAACAGTTGGCGACTGGACAGCTCGTGTTTGGAGTGAAGATTGCAGAGAATCTTCTATACTTTGGACTTATCCACACCGAACTAAGCTAACTGATGGGGCGTGGAACCCTATAag ATTTTCGCTTTTGCTAGTGACTCAGTGGGACGGCTGCCTGTCCTGCTGGGATCTGTTGAGAAGGCGAAGTGCACCTATTGTTACTGCACAGCTATGCGACGAACCATTATTGCGCCTACGACCACATGAAggg GGAGTGTTGGTAGCATGCGGAAGCAGCAAAGGCACCATCTACTTGGCGGAACTATCTCAAAACCTTGGGACTGCGGATAAAAACGACAAACAACTTCTGACTCat ATCTTGGAGCGAGAAAATAAGCGAGAACGTATCCTGGAAGCTCGCATGCGCGAGCTGCGACTGAAGATGCGGCAGGACCGCGacggcgccgcgcacgcgccCGACGCCGACGCGGCGCGGCGCGACGCCGACCTGCGCGACGCCGCCGCCGACTACCGCCACGCCGTCGCCGAGCTGCAGGCGCGCCACGCCAGCCGGGCGACGTGA